Part of the Chitinophaga parva genome is shown below.
TGATAAAATTTCTGTGCTCAAAGACAACTGGGTGAAGATGCGCGAGATCACGGTGAACTATAACCTGCCGGACCGCATTGTAAGAAAGACAAGGATCTTCCAGCAGGCATCCGTATCACTGGTGGGCCGCGACCTGTTCTACCTGTATTCATCCCTGCCGGATCATATTAATCCCGAAGGCAGCAATGGCGCGGGTAATGGCCAGGGACTGGAGTTTGCCTCCCTGCCCAGCGTGCGCTCCATGGGTTTCCAGGTAAGGGTGTCGTTCTAACCAATACCCGCATTTTTTTCATTGCTTAAAAAAGTGTACATGCAGCCTACAAAAAAAATAATCGCATCCCTCATAGGTGTTTCGCTCCTGTTCATCGCCTGCACCAAAGATTTCCAGGGCCTCAACGTTACACCAGGTGAGCCCACGACCACTACCATACCGCCGCTGACAAACGGCGTGATCAAAACCCTGTTCCTGAAAGGGCAGGAGCAGGCAGCCATCCATAATGAATGGTACTACCCCGCTACCCAGCTGGGAGGCCTCAGCGGCAGCTCCGGTTACCTGATAGAAAATGGGGCACAGGATGTCTGGAATGATTACTACGGCGCCCTGCAAAACCTGAAGCTGATCCAGGACATGATCAATGCCTACAGCGGTGATAAAACGGAGATGGACAATGTGCAGGCCATCACTTACATCCTGCGCGCGTACAAAACCTTCCGGGTCACCGACCAGTTTGGGGATATGCCGTTCTCCGAAGCCGGCCGTGCCTACACAGGCAACACGGCGTCCTACCGTCCCAAGTACGATGCACAGCAACTGATCTACGACAGCCTGCTCACCAACCTGGCCTGGGCCGCACAACATATCAACACCAATGCCAATCCGACCACCGCGGCCGGGAAGCCTTATGTGGCCATCGGTACCGGCGATACCTTCTTTGGGGGTAAAATGGACCAATGGTTATCGCTCTGCAATTCACTGCGACTGCGTTATGCAATACAGATGGTGGAAAAAGATCCTGCCACGGCTACGCCTATCATTAAAGACGTGATCAGCAATAACCTGCCGGTGATCACGGAAGGCAATGACGTGGGCATGTGGCCGGAAAAAATGGGTGGCTGGATACTGAACGACAGCCGCTTCTGGGCCTTTAGCTCCCATAGGTTTGAACGTGTGAGCACCACGGTATGGAACCTCATGGCAGATGGCACCACCGATGCCAGCATCTTTGATCCGCGCGCATGGCTCTTTGCTGAGACCAACCAGGCTGGCAAATGGGCACCTTATAAAGTAGGCAGCGGGGTGGTGGACAACGCAAACCCTTACCAGCAAAACCGCGACGCGGATGTGACAGACAAGAACGGCAGCCTGTATTCTTCCTTCAACTGGTACCTGGTGCGTGACCTGTACTATCAGCCGGAACTGTTCATGACCGCATCGGAAGTACATTTCCTGAAAGCAGAGGCCTATGCGCGCGGACTGGGCGTAGGCAAAGATGCCACCCAGGCACAGGCCGAATACATTGCCGGTATCAAATCATCCGTGAATTTCTGGTATAACATTGCCCACAATACCAATGTGACGAACGACAACTGGGCCGCCGTAGCCCCCGCTACGCCTACAGACGCGCAGTTGAACACCCTGCTCGCCAACCCCAAGGTGGCCTTTACGGCTGATGATGCAGCCAACCTGAAGAAGATCTACGCACAGGAGTGGCTGAGCTTCTACCGCGAGCCCTGGCTGGCCTTTAACCTGTGGCGCCGCACCGGCCAGACCCCGCGGGACGGGGAGCCCGCGGCCTACACAGGCTTCAGCAGGCTTACTTATCCTGCATCAGAGTCTGTGAACAATACGGACAATTACAACCACCAGGTAGCAGCCATGGGCGGCGATGCCCGTACTACAAAGGTTTGGTGGATGAAGTAGACGTGATTAATTCTTTTCGTAATAACGTGGTGGAGGCGTACCTGGAAACAGGGCGCCTCTTCGTTTGCAGTAAAATGACAAGGCCACGTCTTAGACAAGACGCGGCCTTTCCTAAGCATAAACAAATTAGCAATCATCAAAATCTTTACCGGTATAGCAATGCCACCGGCCGCAAGGTGACAGGAATAAAGGTGGCAGCCTATTGTTTTTGTACTATTTTAGCCCTAGATTTACCACACTACAGATTTACCACCGCAACCAAATTTTAAATCGCTCACCCTTGTTTGCCGCCGCCAGAGATTATTCGTTACGCACAAGCTGTAGAGATGAACAATTATGCCGACCATTCAGATGCTGAACTTGTTCAACGCATGCGTGCAGGGGATCATGCCGCCTTCACGGAAATATACCGCCGTTACTGGAAGCGCCTGTACGCGCTTGCTTACCATCGCCTGCATAACCGGGAGCAGGCGGAGGATGTAGTGCAGGATGTGCTCACCGGCCTGTGGCAGCGCCGGGAAGCAGACCTGGTGCGCTCCCTGGGGGCTTACCTGGCCACTGCGGCGCGTTATGCGGTGTTCACCCACCTCTCGCGCCGCCAGCCCCTGGCCGGTATGGACACCGTGCCGGAAGCCATGCAGGCTACGAAAGATGAAACGGCCCAGCTGCGCTTCCTGCAGCAATCCATGGAGGAAGAGCTACAACTCCTTCCTGAAAAATGCCGCCTGGTATTTAACTACAGCCGCCAGGAGGGCTTGTCTAACAAGGAAATTGCCCGCCACCTGGACATCTCTGAAAAATCAGTGGAAAAGCATATCACCAAAGCACTGCAGCGCCTACGCCTGCAGTTCCGCAACTACCTGCATGGCTTTTTCTGACCCCGTTTTTCACAACCCGGAAATTTTTTTAAGGATGAGGTAGGGTTCCTCCTCTTTTTTGATACATCCATTTTATAGCACCTCACTAAAC
Proteins encoded:
- a CDS encoding SusD/RagB family nutrient-binding outer membrane lipoprotein, translating into MQPTKKIIASLIGVSLLFIACTKDFQGLNVTPGEPTTTTIPPLTNGVIKTLFLKGQEQAAIHNEWYYPATQLGGLSGSSGYLIENGAQDVWNDYYGALQNLKLIQDMINAYSGDKTEMDNVQAITYILRAYKTFRVTDQFGDMPFSEAGRAYTGNTASYRPKYDAQQLIYDSLLTNLAWAAQHINTNANPTTAAGKPYVAIGTGDTFFGGKMDQWLSLCNSLRLRYAIQMVEKDPATATPIIKDVISNNLPVITEGNDVGMWPEKMGGWILNDSRFWAFSSHRFERVSTTVWNLMADGTTDASIFDPRAWLFAETNQAGKWAPYKVGSGVVDNANPYQQNRDADVTDKNGSLYSSFNWYLVRDLYYQPELFMTASEVHFLKAEAYARGLGVGKDATQAQAEYIAGIKSSVNFWYNIAHNTNVTNDNWAAVAPATPTDAQLNTLLANPKVAFTADDAANLKKIYAQEWLSFYREPWLAFNLWRRTGQTPRDGEPAAYTGFSRLTYPASESVNNTDNYNHQVAAMGGDARTTKVWWMK
- a CDS encoding RNA polymerase sigma factor, which translates into the protein MNNYADHSDAELVQRMRAGDHAAFTEIYRRYWKRLYALAYHRLHNREQAEDVVQDVLTGLWQRREADLVRSLGAYLATAARYAVFTHLSRRQPLAGMDTVPEAMQATKDETAQLRFLQQSMEEELQLLPEKCRLVFNYSRQEGLSNKEIARHLDISEKSVEKHITKALQRLRLQFRNYLHGFF